In Anolis sagrei isolate rAnoSag1 chromosome 9, rAnoSag1.mat, whole genome shotgun sequence, the following proteins share a genomic window:
- the LOC132762717 gene encoding uncharacterized protein has product MGKEIRKEGAREGEKEGEEEGAKIEPGGYFLLSFHTKSLLLLSPQVKRTEEEKLYLSFKLMKMFALLLLAFLRDAAGMTFLYHHENATQKLICSKSSDQDKTGWWFTNKSLQSFGQQSSNSTACGEQCDPLVPCHTKGKKRDFRCSHGGIVACKNLTGNTSNHLPLFSREEDCRDFDFFIVSRTQNKIETKVYSIIVTQEEQNLSLPCKFELKKNTDTFAVYWIKEMDESTCLFSASNEGDYNSRMFSYDINCCVDAGIKGRRLNNSTPLDAAGLHQSHEITIVNATSSDRGKYLCIVGVFKPHPVWMIVTNVSVNVQEEPLPSSPGCKHVGEISLGVIGGLFLLSGIILFLCWKKKSKGKTPEIHQRNQTEMEEDDCSPYAVSNRNDPDGYELIYSLATHPGVEPNAADSKPNSGRRPGDNLQTIYALVDKKRP; this is encoded by the exons ATACTTCCTGTTGAGTTTTCACACAAAGTCTTTACTTCTGCTTTCTCCTCAAGTAAAGAGAACCGAGGAAGAAAAGTTATATTTGTCCTTCAAGCTCATGAAGATGTTTGCTCTCCTGCTTCTGGCTTTTCTCAGAGACGCTGCAG GAATGACCTTCCTTTATCATCATGAAAATGCAACTCAGAAATTGATCTGCAGCAAATCGAGCGATCAAGACAAAACAGGCTGGTGGTTCACAAACAAATCCTTACAAAGCTTCGGACAACAGAGTTCCAATTCAACTGCTTGTGGAGAACAGTGTGACCCACTGGTTCCATGTCACACAAAAGGGAAGAAGCGTGATTTCAGATGCAGTCACGGTGGAATCGTTGCATGCAAAAACCTAACGGGTAACACATCAAACCACCTCCCACTGTTTTCTCGGGAAGAAGACTGCAGGGATTTTGACTTCTTCATTGTATCAAGAACACAGAACAAAATAG AGACAAAAGTGTACAGTATAATTGTAACACAGGAGGAACAGAATTTGAGTCTTCCTTGCAAGTTTGAACTGAAGAAGAACACGGATACATTTGCTGTGTATTGGATTAAGGAAATGGATGAGAGCACATGTCTTTTTTCTGCTTCTAATGAAGGAGACTACAACTCTCGTATGTTTTCTTATGATATCAACTGTTGCGTGGATGCTGGTATCAAAGGGAGAAGGCTGAATAACTCAACACCTTTGGATGCCGCAGGACTACATCAGAGCCATGAGATCACAATTGTTAATGCCACTTCTTCTGACCGTGGAAAATATTTGTGCATAGTTGGTGTCTTCAAACCTCATCCAGTGTGGATGATCGTAACCAACGTTTCTGTAAACGTGCAAGAAGAACCTTTGCCATCAT cACCTGGTTGCAAACATGTGGGAGAGATTTCCCTAGGAGTGATAGGCGGTCTCTTTCTTCTCAGCGGGATAATCTTATTTCTTTGCTGGAAGAAGAAATCCAAAG GGAAAACACCTGAAATACATCAAAG GAATCAAACCGAAATGGAAGAAGATGACT GTTCTCCGTATGCAGTCTCCAATCGCAACGATCCAGATGGATATGAACTCATCTATTCACTTGCAACACATCCTGGAGTGGAACCAAATGCAGCCGATTCCAAACCGAATTCTGGAAGGCGACCTGGAGACAATTTGCAAACCATCTACGCCTTGGTGGATAAAAAGAGACCTTGA